AACGGCCATGCTGCCAAATGCCAGGAAAATAGAAACTGTTTTTTTCATTTATTTAATAAATAAAGGTTTAAAGGTCATCCATGAAAGTGCCGGAATGAACACAAACGGAATCAGATAACCTTTGAAATAATCGATCATTGCCATGGAGTCTTCATTCTTAAACTCGGGATCATTCATGGTAAAGACATAGAATACCAGCGAAACGGAAAATCCCGACAAGATGAAATTGCAGGTAAAGGATGCTGCGGATTTGTTTTTGACCAGCGCATAAATGACAGCTCCCAGAATACTGATTCCAAGAGTAATCATTGCGGAAAAACAGAGCAGGTGCCAGTAACCGCTTACTTCTGTGAAATCTGCGATCATATTCTTATAAACGGAAGAATAGATCCAGGATATCAACGAAGCAAACAGGCCTGCAATGACTGCCAGGAAGAAGAAGCGTTTGAACATCGTATTACTTTTCAGTTACCGGAATGGAGTAGGAAATATTCATGATGTCCGGAACGGCATCGCTTTTGTGCCCTACACCGTAATCAATGCGGTTAACGGTAAATTTCCCGCTAAATGTCAAATCATTCCCGGATTTGGAAACCGCAGCAGGAATCTTTTTCTCCTTGGTAATACCTTTCATTGTTAGTTTTCCGGTAATGGAATACCCGTCTCCGGCTCTTTCCACTTTGGAAGAAACAAATTTGATGGTCGGATACTTGTCGGCTTCGAACCACTCGGAAGTTTGAGCCTTTTTGTTCTGCATCGAGTTTCCGGTATTGATGGAATTCACATCGATGGTCAGATCGAATTTGGAATTCGCCAAGTCATTCTCGTCAAATTTGATCGTTCCTTTGGCTTTTTTGAATTCACCGGATGGATCTTTACTCTTAAAAGCAATCGTAAAACCTTCTTTGAAGACGTAATCTTTCGATGCTGTCATGGTTACAAATGCCGAACCTGCGAATAAGCAGATTGCTAAAGCTGGATACACTAATTTTTTCATAATCATTTATTTAAATAGTTCAAATGTTCAATGGTTCAAATAGTATTGAACTTTTTGAACAGTTTTTAACCTGTTGAACTTTCTTTACTGTCCGAACTCGAACTTTCTTCCGATGCAAAAACCAATCCTAAATTGACCTTTCAGCCAATTGTCGTAAGTATTGGTAATAAATTGAGTTTCTCCGAATCCTCTTGCGTTTGTAAGGTAAATGGTGAAATTGTGCCCGAAAGTCAGCCATTCTACAGCGAAACCGAGGCTGTTGAAGTTTTGTTTACGCATACCTTTATCCTGGAAAACCTGGTAGTATTCGACCATGATTCCCAGACGTTGTGTGATGGACCAGCGCATGGCCCCACCCAATGCGAACAGCGTATTCTGATCATCTGCCGCTACATAATTCCGGTGAACCATTGTTGGCATAACGGCCAAACTTACCAAATTACCAAACTTGCGGGCAATGTTCAATTGAGCGGAGTAGGAAAAACGGTATTCCTGTTTCGGGAAATGAGCAACCGCATAAATATCCGGAAGTGCCTTCATATATGTGTAGAACATGCTTCCTGTTACTGCCAGAGAGATCGGCATTCCTTTTTTCTTTTGCTGCAAAATGCGGTATTTTCCGAATCCGTCGAGCAATGAGCGGTAAGGTGTTCCTGTTCCTTTGCTTCGTCCTACACCAATCATCAAATTATTGGTAATTCCGTATTCGAATCCCAGGCGGATATCACTCGAATTATCAAATCCGAACCAGTTTTGCACACCGCCGTTTGAACCTGCCAGATCCCCGAAACGGTGTTCCACACGAAATTCCAGGACTCCTTTTCGCAAGCATTCCACGGAATGACCGCTTACAATGCGTGTCGACTGAAATGTTTGTTCTACGAGGTTGTCATCGACTGAAGTTTCGGTTTCTACCGCTTCCGTCGAGTCGGTTTCCTGTGCAATAGAAAAATGTGAAAAACAGCATGCTGCCCCAATAAATAATAGCCTTTGAATCATTTTAGTCTTTTTCTTTGGTCGCCAAGATAATATTTACCCTGATAAATAACTACGTTTTTAATACAGAATTGAGCGGATGGTTGGAATGCTTTTTTAAAATTACTCTACTTTGTTGATAGGAAACAGGGAACAAACTAGGAATCCTAAAATAAAAAAAATCCTTTTTTGAGAGTCCGGTTTAATTACTAAGTTTGTAATACTGAAACTGATAAGAGTTTGAAAAACTTTCTGACTTGCGTATTTGTATTGCTTTTCCTGAATGCCTGTTCAGGAAGTCAATGGGTGGTCCTGGAATGGAAATTTAAGGGAATAGAGCCCGGATACGACCATCCGAACAGAAGTAAAGTCACCGTTGACGGAGTTGATTTACCTGCTTCCGATTCCTGTCGT
The window above is part of the Fluviicola sp. genome. Proteins encoded here:
- a CDS encoding YceI family protein gives rise to the protein MKKLVYPALAICLFAGSAFVTMTASKDYVFKEGFTIAFKSKDPSGEFKKAKGTIKFDENDLANSKFDLTIDVNSINTGNSMQNKKAQTSEWFEADKYPTIKFVSSKVERAGDGYSITGKLTMKGITKEKKIPAAVSKSGNDLTFSGKFTVNRIDYGVGHKSDAVPDIMNISYSIPVTEK
- a CDS encoding DUF5777 family beta-barrel protein; the encoded protein is MIQRLLFIGAACCFSHFSIAQETDSTEAVETETSVDDNLVEQTFQSTRIVSGHSVECLRKGVLEFRVEHRFGDLAGSNGGVQNWFGFDNSSDIRLGFEYGITNNLMIGVGRSKGTGTPYRSLLDGFGKYRILQQKKKGMPISLAVTGSMFYTYMKALPDIYAVAHFPKQEYRFSYSAQLNIARKFGNLVSLAVMPTMVHRNYVAADDQNTLFALGGAMRWSITQRLGIMVEYYQVFQDKGMRKQNFNSLGFAVEWLTFGHNFTIYLTNARGFGETQFITNTYDNWLKGQFRIGFCIGRKFEFGQ